A single region of the Brassica rapa cultivar Chiifu-401-42 chromosome A03, CAAS_Brap_v3.01, whole genome shotgun sequence genome encodes:
- the LOC117132600 gene encoding glycine-rich cell wall structural protein 1-like — protein sequence MDIGSGHGGGFGAGGGFGGVGGVGGGGGGGRGGGAGGGSGHGGGFRVGGVVGGRAGGGVGGGGGLGGGGGGGVGGGYGHGGGFGAGGGHGIGHGGGGGFGIGIGIGVGVGGGSRFWQRKR from the exons ATGGATATAG GATCCGGCCATGGTGGTGGATTTGGAGCGGGAGGAGGATTCGGTGGTGTTGGAGGAGttggtggtggaggtggtggcGGCAGAGGAGGTGGTGCTGGTGGTGGATCTGGTCATGGTGGTGGTTTTAGAGTTGGAGGGGTAGTTGGTGGTAGAGCGGGAGGAGGTGTTGGGGGAGGCGGTGGActaggtggtggtggaggaggtggTGTGGGCGGTGGATATGGACATGGTGGTGGATTTGGTGCTGGTGGAGGTCATGGGATAGGACATGGCGGAGGAGGAGGCTTTGGGATTGGAATAGGAATCGGTGTTGGGGTTGGTGGAGGCTCAAGGTTCTGGCAACGGAAGCGGTAG
- the LOC103859169 gene encoding FIP1[III]-like protein: MDSTDDDFGELYVDDKAHATASLAGDDVCEESEHTPILPGKNKGFEVTEEPESRLEAKKLDDVDKDSSPCVDNNACAANRTEAKEEWEYSDSDDDDDLNIVLKEDDSVACGSNASNQRRSVGSWCTMPNSGMVVNGRMTMEAMNPSLGMPQCGYNNFSHTWSRANFHGFEKKPWRNPGVDVNDYFNFGFNEQSWKDYCNPGVKGRAIEVEGGTLGRTPSVDLRYPRDLDPDVVIQVPVTADVEELSSMTPVEARSLIKPSNGASRSEEFHSDIGADLHSSGDSMKEEVSVGCEDEYTGSFRGEQSPSKENCRSREVTPCDKEVIEEEKEETCWSSDKADSSSVESESSHRYRFRFSPTSSYSVGKTEESEDPGTESSKDGAIDDQREASTPPRRTRFAEHEANSTKCVERSDTGHSRHRRSHQDSSKRHYGRVDYEADRRTKHADASRTPDRDLGKKVCYGRGRSYRDSSRNWQNRPYFTLGKVGTEVRGLPHSDRGKRHGRSYSPVDLDRDRGQRLGWRNNKEPSHGRGFDPSNGYKYEAGLQEYNSRSSFNLNHRNSRVSLNKEEDRYGRQHNERRYGRERSPAIAYESNKEDRYGRQHCERKYSRERSPGLAYERNKERRPYYQDRIPISDMEYRYQIEYCSINGRHNPNQSREDEPYYGRRCDYDYDFPRGRHEDEVQRTENGIPFELAYREMHSFAEMGRRDFERYEENFSEIDRRHYYTLGWHHDRFGSDNDGHNKYRDQGAWPTPSLPFRDSWQTKGSRGDSWKDETRDFTKREANDRQNNLLYKDAPRDGWTRNLVRGDNVSIQDRLRYDDDDDNWVRRDKRRYQLGDSVREIAHSEHPSYTDEILVTNIGVSAHDRISIKQRPGYFMSHVHETVERHQRSKKLRRDGNAFIKCQDPIDSTGRQGKLANQSRIRFSNGRDTTEQQGRQKPRNVMGKGNEKAVVKIQSLIEKEEGEIIQEEERNVTGTGIDEERIQESIKKMERRRERFKEPELVAAKFHFQTEQEAKTDVTNQVRPVRKRRWCA, translated from the exons ATGGATTCCACTGATGACGATTTCGGTGAGCTGTACGTTGACGACAAGGCTCACGCGACTGCTTCCCTCGCCGGCGATGACGTATGCGAAGAATCGGAGCACACTCCGATTCTTCCCGGCAAGAACAAGGGTTTTGAAGTGACAGAAGAACCCGAATCGCGACTCGAAGCGAAGAAACTCGATGATGTGGATAAGGATTCGAGTCCGTGCGTCGACAACAACGCTTGTGCTGCGAATCGAACCGAGGCGAAAGAAGAGTGGGAGTACAGTGACagtgacgatgatgatgatttgaATATAGTGCTGAAAGAAGACGATTCGGTTGCTTGTGGATCGAACGCCAGCAATCAGAGACGGAGTGTTGGaagctgg TGCACAATGCCAAACAGTGGGATGGTGGTTAATGGACGCATGACGATGGAAGCTATGAATCCGTCTCTAGGAATGCCTCAGTGTGGGTATAATAATTTCTCACATACTTGGTCAAG GGCAAATTTCCATGGGTTTGAGAAGAAGCCGTGGAGGAATCCTGGTGTGGATGTTAATGACTACTTTAATTTTGGGTTTAATGAGCAAAGCTGGAAGGATTATTGTAACCCTGGG gTAAAAGGAAGAGCAATTGAGGTTGAAGGTGGAACTCTTGGACGCACACCTTCTGTGGATTTGCGTTATCCACGTGATTTAGACCCTGATGTGGTGATACAG GTCCCGGTGACTGCTGATGTTGAGGAGCTATCAAGCATGACACCTGTGGAAGCAAGGTCTCTCATCAAACCATCAAATGGAGCATCTAGAAGCGAGGAGTTTCATTCAGATATCGGAGCAGATTTGCATTCGTCTGGTGATTCGATGAAAGAAGAGGTTTCTGTTGGGTGTGAAGACGAATATACTGGAAGTTTCAGAGGAGAGCAATCTCCTTCGAAAGAGAATTGCCGCAGCAGGGAAGTAACACCTTGCGATAAGGAAGTTATTgaggaggagaaagaagagactTGTTGGAGTTCAGATAAGGCGGATTCATCCTCAGTGGAAAGCGAATCATCTCATAGATATCGCTTTCGTTTTAGCCCTACCTCTTCATATTCTGTTGGTAAAACTGAGGAATCCGAAGATCCTGGAACAGAATCATCAAAAGACGGTGCTATTGATGACCAACGTGAAGCCAGTACCCCACCACGACGAACTAGATTTGCGGAACATGAAGCAAACAGTACTAAATGCGTGGAAAGGAGTGATACAGGGCATTCTAGACACAGAAGATCTCACCAAGACTCAAGCAAAAGGCATTATGGGAGAGTTGACTATGAGGCAGATAGGAGAACAAAGCATGCAGATGCATCGCGTACACCAGATCGAGATCTTGGCAAGAAAGTGTGTTATGGACGTGGAAGATCATATCGTGATTCGAGCAGAAACTGGCAGAACAGACCATATTTTACTTTGGGAAAGGTCGGTACTGAAGTTAGAGGCCTTCCGCACTCAGATAGAGGAAAACGTCATGGTCGTTCATATTCACCTGTGGATCTTGATCGAGATAGAGGGCAAAGGTTAGGTTGGCGCAACAACAAAGAACCATCACATGGCCGAGGCTTTGATCCTTCTAATGGTTACAAGTATGAAGCGGGTCTTCAAGAGTATAACTCACGTTCATCCTTCAATCTTAACCACAGAAATTCTCGAGTGAGTTTAAACAAAGAGGAGGATAGATATGGTAGGCAACATAATGAAAGAAGATATGGCCGTGAAAGAAGTCCTGCCATAGCCTATGAAAGCAACAAAGAGGATAGATACGGTAGGCAACACTGTGAAAGAAAATATAGCCGTGAAAGAAGCCCTGGCCTAGCCTATGAACGCAACAAAGAAAGAAGGCCTTATTATCAGGACCGTATTCCAATATCTGATATGGAATATAGGTACCAGATTGAGTACTGTTCTATAAATGGAAGACATAACCCCAATCAGAGTCGCGAGGATGAACCTTATTATGGAAGAAGGTGTGACTACGATTATGATTTCCCTCGTGGCAGACATGAAGATGAAGTTCAGAGGACAGAAAATGGAATTCCATTTGAGCTTGCTTACAGGGAGATGCATTCTTTTGCTGAAATGGGAAGGAGAGACTTCGAAAGATATGAAGAGAATTTCTCTGAAATAGATAGAAGACACTATTACACACTTGGTTGGCATCATGATAGGTTTGGCTCAGATAACGATGGTCATAATAAGTACAGAGACCAAGGTGCTTGGCCTACGCCGTCTTTACCATTCAGAGATTCTTGGCAGACAAAAGGATCGAGAGGTGATTCTTGGAAAGATGAGACCAGAGACTTCACAAAAAGGGAAGCAAATGACAGGCAGAATAATCTGTTGTATAAGGATGCACCAAGAGATGGTTGGACACGGAATCTTGTTCGTGGCGATAATGTGAGCATACAAGACAGACTAaggtatgatgatgatgatgataattgGGTTCGTCGTGATAAAAGGAGGTATCAGTTGGGAGATTCAGTGAGAGAAATTGCTCATTCTGAGCATCCTTCATATACTGATGAGATTTTAGTCACCAACATAGGAGTGTCAGCACATGATCGAATCTCCATCAAACAAAGACCTGGATATTTTATGAGCCATGTTCATGAAACTGTTGAAAGACATCAAAGATCCAAAAAGCTGAGAAGAGATGGGAATGCTTTCATCAAGTGTCAGGATCCGATTGACTCAACTGGTAGACAAGGGAAG CTCGCTAACCAATCAAGAATAAGATTCTCCAACGGCAGAGATACAACAGAACAGCAAGGCCGTCAGAAACCAAGAAATGTAATGGGCAAAGGAAACGAGAAAGCTGTTGTGAAGATTCAAAGTTTGATTGAGAAAGAGGAAGGTGAGATCATtcaagaagaagagaggaacGTGACAGGGACTGGAATAGACGAGGAACGTATACAAGAGAGCATTAAGAAGATGGAGAGACGAAGAGAGAGGTTCAAGGAACCCGAATTGGTAGCAGCCAAATTTCATTTTCAAACCGAGCAGGAAGCCAAAACCGATGTTACCAATCAAGTGAGACCGGTTAGGAAGAGGCGATGGTGTGCATAG
- the LOC103859170 gene encoding peptidyl-prolyl cis-trans isomerase CYP21-4 yields the protein MARIKPQALLNQSKKKKGPSRISISTIVVCNLVVAVVVLSLVTTYRHWSQRSRNAIETQSQRFEDTNAASEQKSYDLPGYADISTSKGLITVELFKDASPEAVDRFLDLCQKDHFKGMPFHRVIKNYLVQAGHSQSSIPVEEWTSKGKLRGRLNTSPKHEAFMLGTPKTKGNNNNKDFELLITTAPIPDLNDQLIVFGRVLKGEDVVQEIEEVDTDEHYQPKSQIGIISVILKREL from the exons ATGGCGAGGATAAAGCCTCAGGCTCTTCTTAATCaaagcaagaagaagaaaggtccAAGTCGTATAAGTATCTCCACGATTGTCGTGTGTAATCTTGTAGTTGCTGTAGTCGTACTTTCCTTGGTCACTACTTATCGCCATTGGTCCCAGAG GTCAAGAAACGCTATTGAAACCCAGAGTCAAAGATTTGAG GACACAAATGCTGCTTCAGAACAAAAGAGTTACGATCTTCCTGGTTATGCC GATATAAGCACATCAAAAGGTCTCATAACTGTGGAACTCTTTAAAGATGCTTCCCCTGAAGCTGTGGACCGGTTTCTAGATCTATG TCAAAAAGATCACTTCAAGGGAATGCCATTTCATCGAGTTATAAAAAACTACTTGGTACAAGCTGGTCACTCTCAGAGCTCCATACCTGTTGAAGAGTGGACATCTAAAGGAAAGCTCCGTGGTCGCCTTAACACTAG CCCAAAACATGAGGCATTCATGTTGGGGACACCAAAAACCAAAgggaacaacaacaacaaggacTTCGAGCTTCTCATCACAACGGCACCAATCCCGGATCTGAATGATCAACTTATAGTCTTTGGAAGAGTTCTTAAGGGAGAGGATGTAGTACAG GAGATTGAGGAAGTGGATACAGATGAGCATTACCAGCCAAAATCGCAAATAGGGATCATTAGCGTTATACTGAAACGAGAACTATGA
- the LOC103859172 gene encoding agamous-like MADS-box protein AGL29 yields the protein MGRRKIKMEKVQDTNTKQVTFSKRRLGLFKKAGELATLCNAEVGIMVFSPGNKPYPYGSPSFELVAERYNNESEDSDSCETSGNGRGNRARQEKRICKRLNSIMEQVEAEKKRGEDFEHQLETAGGEERFDKPIEELSLEELEEYEGKMMDMLDNIQGNISGMEVSSTLVIMSKDTQNK from the coding sequence atgggtaGGAGAAAGATTAAGATGGAGAAAGTGCAAGACACAAACACAAAGCAAGTCACGTTTTCAAAACGTAGACTTGGTTTGTTCAAGAAAGCTGGTGAGCTTGCGACTCTGTGCAACGCCGAGGTTGGTATCATGGTCTTCTCTCCCGGAAACAAACCTTACCCCTACGGGAGTCCGAGCTTTGAACTGGTTGCAGAGCGCTACAACAACGAGTCAGAAGACTCGGACAGCTGCGAGACATCAGGCAACGGTAGAGGCAACCGGGCTAGGCAAGAGAAAAGGATATGCAAACGTCTCAACTCGATCATGGAGCAAGTTGAAGCTGAGAAGAAGCGAGGGGAAGATTTTGAGCATCAGCTTGAAACTGCTGGTGGAGAAGAGAGGTTCGACAAGCCCATTGAAGAGCTTTCCCTTGAGGAGCTTGAGGAGTATGAAGGTAAGATGATGGACATGCTTGATAATATTCAAGGTAACATTAGTGGTATGGAAGTTTCGTCTACTCTTGTGATCATGTCTAAGGATACTCAAAATAAGTAG